GTAGACACCAAGTCTACTTTGGCACCAAGTATTTATACTATGTtgaatttccattatttttccttaaaaagaaaaacaaaaaacttttcctCGGACATCATACAAATGCAAAATAACACCAGCATTCAAAATGATGTTCCATTTGTATCTTCtaggtattttaataaaatgttacttgaaaataacatttcctctgtgattaagaaaatatgaaaagtggTACAGTTTAAACATATACAGGTGTATCTATAGCAAAAATACTGGaaggaaatataacaaaatattaatagtgatcATGTATCTGTAGTAGGActtcagatgatttttattttttctatttactttctatattttctaaattatatctGCAAATGAACATGTATCAGTTTtataatcaacattttaaaatggcgTGTATGGTTTGTTATTTAATGAATGCAGCTTAAGAAAGAACAACCTGTTTTCCAGGTAGGGACAGAGGGAGGTAAGGAGACAGCCATGGTGGAGCTGAGGTGCCCCCAGAGCCCCGAGGACCCCGGGGACCACAGCTTTCTGATATCCGCACACTTCCTCCTGGCCGACGGCATCGAGGTACAGTCTTCATGTTGACTTCTATGTGTTTACCCACCTTGCTCATAGCTAATTTCATTAACACTGGTCAGTTGAACCAGCCAATCtgttaactttcttctttttagctGGTAAACAGTTTTGAAAAGTGGAGATGTGCTCTTTGGGATGTGGAAgtgaggagggcagggtgggagcaGCATGAATTCTCGGCAAAGGAAAACATTCCCTGGGGTGCACGTTCCTGCTCCTGTTCTGAGTCACTTCTGGAAACTTTCCTAATGTCCACACCTCACAGAGATCCCTTCACACACTTCattaagcacctgctgtgtaccaAGCAGCCAACTAGAGGCCAGGCCCAAAGATGAAAAGACTTCATACCCCGCCCCTCGGAAGCTGCCACCTGGGAGGGACAACACATCATGATCCCACCCCCCCATGACTCAACTGATCCTGAAATGTACGCGAAGTGCCCTGGGCTCAGGGACAGCAAGGAGGGCTGCATAGAGGCCACGACCTTCGCTAGGTCTGTGTCAGGTCAAGGGCATGGTTCCAACCTAAAACAATAAtggaacaaaaacaaacccagcgCCAATACCTAAAGTTCCAGTAAAATCTGCAGCCCATGTCAGAGTGTCTTCTGTCCAGACCCTCAGACTTACGGGGGGCGCAGGGCTCAGCAGCGTCCGCACAGCAGTTCCCTCAGGCTCTGGGCGCTCCTCACTTTGCCCCGCTCGAGGTGTCAGCTCTGGTTTGAGGAAGGAGATTCCCATCTCTCCAGGGGCCCAGACCTCCCGTGATGCAGCCCAGGGAAGGGCGGTTATGCAGGGCCCCGGGCCCAGGGCGCAGGCTCGCCACCCGCTGTCTGCATTCACTCACTGACCTCCAGTGCCGGGACAGGTCATTAAGGAGAGGTCTCTGATACCCAAGAAATTTTGCCTGATGTTACATCTGGCATCCACCCTTATCCAGATTCCATGGAAACATATAAAAAGTTAACCCAAGGTCAAATgtgtccaagaagaagaaaggcTTTTGTTAACCTTTTACCTAAAAATGTATACCATATTTTGTGGAGAATTTAGTTGTGTGGgtaaaaagtaagtaaaaatgaagttgaaaaccATGATAGGATGTGTTGGAGTTTTTTCTTCATTGGAACGGAAGCCGTCCCTTCTGGCCTCCCTCACTCACCTCGTGCTCGACCGTGACTCTGTTCCCTCGAAGGGAGTAACCCTCCCTGACCAGACGGACAGAGCTTTTCTGTACAAGAGGCTCTGTGAGCTGGCCCTTCTCCTTTGTTAAACCATTTTGGTGGAAATCTTCCAAAATTGTGCTAAATTTTACCTTCCTGAATGAAGTGACTTGGACGTGGTGTGTGCCCTGCAGCCAGCGCAGGAGGGTTATGCTGGGCAAGTCCTCCACGTTCTCCAAGGTTGAGGCGGGGGCAGGATTTCGGGAAGACAAACACCCCATCAGGACGGCTGGGATGACGGAGACATTTGCCTATGCAGGGGCCCCTCCCGGCCTGCCTTTACCTTTGTCTGCATGACGTGCCAGCATCCCTGCCTTTCTCCTTGCCAAGGGGGATACTTTCGTTTAGACCGTGTCTTGTCTCTAACAAtgcctcatttcctttttttttttttttttttttttaattgctttataaaAGACACTATCCAGAAAACAGAGCTACATGCCTTAGCtttggaggaaatatttgcagaatATGTGTCTggtataaaatgtgtttttagaatatataaataactcctacaaatcagtaaagagaaaaacaaccagATAAAATTATAGACAAAAGATCTGAACACATAATTTGCAAAAGAAGgtatatgaatgaaaaataaacacatgaaaagatgctcaacattattagtaattaggaaaatgtaaatccaAACCACGATAAGATACCATTACActcctatcagaatggctaaaataagaaaacaaaaaaatcctgatAATAGCAAGTTTTGGCAAAGATGCAGAGCATTTGGAACTCACATACACTGCTAAGGAGAATGCAAAATAGTTTAGACGCTGGTAAACAGCTTGGTACTTTTTAatgaagttaaatatacacttaccaAATGACTCAACTATCCTAGTCCTAGTtatttacccaagataaatgaaaacatattttttttacaaatgttttattatatttgaatGTTTATTGCAACTTTTTTCATGGTAACCCAAACCccaaaacaactcaaatgtctatcaaccgGTTAATGGACAAACAAATTTTGGTATATCCatatcatggaatattattcagcagtaacAATAAAACTACTGACACACATGACAACACAGATGGATCTCAGAAGCATTATGCTGAGAATGACTCATTTCTGAGGTATGTCTCTCCTTCCCCTTGCCTGATTTTCTGTTCCCAGAAGGCCAGACTTCAGGCAAATTAGAATAGTGTCTAAAGCAAGAGTCTGGACCTGAATGAGCTGAATGAATGTTCGAGAGGCTCTTCCATGAGTCCAGTGTGTATTTTCCACCTGTTGTGCCTCTCAGGCTTTTCCCCACAACTTTCAGGTTTGAGACTGTTTTGTGAAGAATTGAAGATGTAAGTAATCTTTGAAAAAACTAGTTTCTAAACTCCTTTACGGCAGGGAACTAATGCCTTACTTGTATTCCTGTTCCCCATGGTACGTAGTAGGTGTTCCTTAAAGACTGATGTGCTAACAGGCTACCATATCCTCAGATCCTAACGCTTTGCTATGGACTGTAATTCACAGACCAGGAGGCAGTTCTCTGTAAAGAAAACCTCTACAGATGCGAATGAATACTATGAAAATTACATTGAAGAGCTGAAGAAACAAGGATTTCCACTAAGAGAACATCTGGCACCGGAAGCAACCCAGCTAGCATGTGAAAAACTGCAAGCAGTAAGGCTGATGTCTACATATTATTTCGTATTattgattaaatatatttaatagaaatGTTTTCTACATGACAAATCAAAAGCTGGCAGGAGATGAGAGCAGGAGTTGAGAGAAGGAAAGGTGAGCCCACAGAGAGGCCTGGAAGCGGCATGGGGAGGGAGTTCCAGGATGAGCCACTAACTTCCCCGCTTTCAAAAGATTTCCTCGTAACCCAGGCCAGGGGTGAGGGTCCTCAACCCTTAATGCCACTTAGCCTTCAATGCTGCTGACAGGCCTAAAGCTAACGGGGCGAAGAAAAAGGCAGGAGGGAAAACAACATGGGGGTAACGagaaggggggagagggggagaccGGCAGAGAGGGCCCCGGGGTTAAGGCACCCTCTCCCGGGCCGTCACCTCCTGGCTCTCCTCACACCTCTGCTCATCTCAATGTTACATAAACCCACTCATGAACTCTTTTGGTTGGTGTTTCTTGTTATTCTGTGGTTGCAGCTCCTTTCAGAGGAGGCCGTAAATTCAAGCGTTCTGAGCCCAGAGGTGAGTGGTTTGGTGGAGATGCTCTGGGTGGAAGCTCTCGGCCGCCCGGGGCACACAGTGCTCAGACCGGTGCACAGGACGAGCCTTAATGACGTAAGTCCAGTGTCCTTGAGGCCGACTCTGATGGGGCCGACCTGCTTTTCCtgactcttcttccttctcacctGGAGAAAGGGACACTGAGGCCACTGCAGGGAAATGAGCTTCCAAGGGAATAGAGCCCCTGTCTGTGGAGTGTCAACCTCAGGAGCTCCTAGGCCAGCAGGTTTGCGTCAGGCCTGGGACACGGGCGCTCCTGGTCCTCAGGGAGAGGCTCAGGCCCTGATCTGCTTCAGAGTGACCATCTTGTGTCTTCGACCATCTTAGGGAGAGGCAGGCACACCTGCAGCCCTCAGAAAGCTCTTCTTAATTGTGTACAGTTGAAGGAGCAGGTGAAGAAGGTATTCTCAGTGGTACAGCTTGGACAGCTGCACCGTcacattaaaataatacagacCATCTCCTCCTTGGAGTTAAACGGATTCATTTCATGGAGAAAAAGGTTTTCTGGGGTGAAGTCCAAAAGCACTTGTGTAATTCGAAGTGTTCTGGTGGGTTTCATTCCTAGTCTGACCTGGCATCTTTCTAAATTTCTTGAGTGAAAAGCGGGTCTCCCGCGTGAGGATTCCTTTCTCTGTGGACGCAGACGTAGGTACAGACATACTGATATTCAGGACTCTGGTTCTTTCCTCTAGTTAAGCCGATCCCAGTTTTGGAAATGAGATGCATCTTCAACAATATGGCATTTGTTTTATGACGGTGTCCAGTAGAAAACTAGTAGTTGTGATGTACCTAACAACCGTTTTAGGTATTTTTATACATGCTACTTTACTTTTTCTAGATTATCAAGATTGTTTTAATAATCATATGTCATCTTCTATTTAAAGGTGAGCAAGGCAGAGGGAATTCTCCTCCTAGTAAAGGAAGCGCTGAGAAATGGAGAAACAGGAACAAGTGCAGACGATGATGGCTGAGTTCTACAGGTTAATACCTCACAGAGCCGCCCCGGCCGAGAAGGTCAGCCTGAGGCTGCTGGCTAAGAAAGGGGACCTCTGCCTGGTCAGCCTCTGCGCCGTGGAATTCAGTTTACAATTtgttgggggcagggaagaggggtCTTTTCACATCTGATGACTAAGGTAACATTGAATCATGAAAGTTGCCTCTAGAGTTTGCTCAAAAACAAACCGTGAGCCGTTTTGGAATGAGTTGGGTCCTTACGGAAGTTATCTGAACCACGCTCCCGAACGAGCCTGTGTTGGAAGAGTGGCGCAGAGGCAAGTGTTTAGAATTGCTGTGCTGTGAGATGATTTTCCAGGTCAGGAGATGAGTTAGGGTTCtttccaggaagaaacagaaagctgCTCCTGACTTGAACAACGAGGAGGCTTTATCACCCTGCAGGACGAGAAGTCCCGCTGTGGGGCGGCCGCTGGTCCAGTTCACTCAGAGGCAGCATTGGCCTCAGGGCCCGGCTTGCTCCCATCGCCGTGCTTCCTGCAGGGACAGCTCCCACCCCCAACAGCCACTCCCCTTACCATCAGCTCACAGCATCCCAGCTGAAGCGTTCCTCTCGTGTCTCTAAGAGGAAGCCCCCGgcagattcttacttcttttctttttttaattaaagtatagttcatttacaatattgcgttagattcaggtgtacagcaaagtgacttggttttaaatgtatattatatatatatatatatatatatatatatatacacacacatacactttttcagattcttttctgttataggttattataagatattgaatatagttccctgtgctctacagtaaatcctCGTTGTTTATTTcgtttatatatagtggtgtgtatctgttaatcccaaactcctaatttatccctcccccctcccctttggtaccataagtttgttttctatgcttgtgagtctgtttctgttttgtcaataagttcatttgtattattttttagattccacatataagtgatattatatggtatttgtctttctctgtcttacttcacttactatgataatctctaggtccctccatgttgctgcaaatgccattatttcatgcttttttatggctgagtagtattccactgtgtatacgtaccacatcttctgtatccagcCCTCTGTctacagacacttaggttgcttccgtggtTTGGCTATTGTAAGGCTCCATCTCTTTGGCCGGAAGTGAGTCATGTGTGCATTCTTAAGCCAGTCACTGCTGAGGAGGATAGAATTACTGCTCGGAAATGGGCCATCTCCCTCCAGCTGAGGGGCGGAAGGAGAAGCTCAGTTCAGAGACGCCGCAGGAAGGCAGACATGGTGCCCACCTCGCCTGGGATGAGGCCATTCTCCCTCTCTGGCTCTGGGTTGCCGCATCTGAGCATGAAGGCTTTGGGACAAAATCAGAGATCCATGACCTCTAGACTTCAGAGGAGTTTGTAGATGTTAAATTTTGCATGTTTGGGGGAAATTATAGCTTCCCACAGATTCCCAGAGGAGTCTGTAATCCAAAATAAGTGCAGAACCAACAAATGAGATGAACCAGTGAATGCGATGATGAAGGACGCttccaaatttaaaattccatGATTTTCCTAACACCCTACATAACCTCAGTTGCTGGTTTTCCTACTGAGAGGGTATGTGTGGTGCCCatctgaatacttttttttttttcatctgaataCTTTTAacttagattt
This portion of the Balaenoptera musculus isolate JJ_BM4_2016_0621 chromosome 18, mBalMus1.pri.v3, whole genome shotgun sequence genome encodes:
- the PARP4 gene encoding protein mono-ADP-ribosyltransferase PARP4, with the protein product MVSQCTHVILDNADVLSQYQLKSIQKNHIYIANPDFIWESIKERRLVDIKNYDPCKSLDVTPTPDQKAGSSEVKTDDPSLDNSTEKENTVELTKFYTENVGIPHFPQDFEVAKYNTLEKVGTEGGKETAMVELRCPQSPEDPGDHSFLISAHFLLADGIETRRQFSVKKTSTDANEYYENYIEELKKQGFPLREHLAPEATQLACEKLQALLSEEAVNSSVLSPEVSGLVEMLWVEALGRPGHTVLRPVHRTSLNDVSKAEGILLLVKEALRNGETGTSADDDG